A region from the Salvia splendens isolate huo1 chromosome 15, SspV2, whole genome shotgun sequence genome encodes:
- the LOC121768537 gene encoding cation/H(+) antiporter 18-like, translated as MASNTTVTCLPPMKATSNGVFQGDNPVHHALPLLIIQICIVLALTRLLAFLLRPLRQPRVIAEIVGGVLLGPSALGRNHKYLHAIFPPRSLTVLDTLANLGLLFFLFLVGLELDPKSLRQTGKKALSIALAGISLPFGLGVGASFVLRATISQGVSQGPFLIFMGVALSITAFPVLARILAELKLLTTNVGRIAMSAAAVNDVAAWILLALAVALSGTGRSPLVSLWVFLCGFGFILSCVIVCPVVFKWVARRCPEGEPVDEIYICATLGAVLAAGLVTDIIGIHALFGAFVMGVLVPKEGAFAGALVEKVEDIVSGLFLPLYFVSSGLKTNVATIQGAQSWGLLALVIFTACFGKIFGTVLVSLCCKVRFREALTLGFLMNTKGLVELIVLNIGKDRGVLNDQTFAIMVLMALFTTFITTPVVVAIYKPAEMAKLEYKYRTIQRKEPDTQLRMFICFHSTRNIPTLINLMEVSRGTGKKGGLRIYAMHLMELSERSSAILMVHKARNNGLPFWNKVNSDTNQVVVAFDAFHHLSQVSIRPTTAISPFSSMHEDICTSAERKMAAIIILPFHKHQRVDGHFETTRADFRHVNRRVLEHAPCSVGILVDRGLGGPSHISASNVNYTVTAFFFGGHDDREALSYGALMAEHTGIRLNAVRFIVDSKLIPDSLTLDVKDESAVEDTSDEEFLAEFKQRVLADGSIKYEEVGVGSDADIVGTIFKYNRSNLFIIGRMPECRLVAAFDKKSECPELGPVGNLLISPQFKTTASVLVVQQYRGQLMGDSLASLKEENTSDTEAEEAASQESR; from the exons ATGGCTTCAAACACGACTGTAACATGCTTACCGCCGATGAAGGCCACCTCCAATGGGGTCTTCCAAGGGGATAATCCTGTCCACCACGCACTTCCTCTCTTGATTATACAGATATGCATTGTGCTGGCGTTGACCCGATTACTAGCATTTCTTCTCCGGCCGCTAAGGCAGCCACGTGTCATTGCTGAGATTGTT GGAGGCGTTCTACTTGGTCCTTCGGCTTTGGGACGCAACCATAAATATCTTCATGCGATTTTCCCACCTAGAAGCCTCACAGTTTTGGATACTCTTGCCAACCTGGGCCTCTTATTCTTCCTGTTCCTCGTAGGCCTTGAATTGGATCCAAAGTCTCTTCGACAGACAGGAAAGAAAGCCTTAAGCATTGCTCTAGCAGGAATCAGTCTCCCATTTGGTTTAGGAGTTGGGGCGTCATTTGTGCTCAGGGCTACTATTTCCCAAGGTGTGAGTCAAGGACCATTCTTGATTTTCATGGGAGTAGCTCTTTCAATTACTGCATTTCCTGTTTTGGCTCGTATTTTGGCTGAACTTAAGCTATTGACTACAAATGTTGGTAGAATAGCCATGTCAGCTGCTGCAGTCAACGATGTGGCTGCATGGATTCTTCTTGCTCTTGCTGTTGCCTTATCAGGCACAGGCCGCTCTCCACTTGTTTCCTTATGGGTCTTCTTATGTGGGTTTGGTTTCATACTGTCATGCGTGATTGTTTGCCCTGTTGTTTTCAAATGGGTTGCTAGACGCTGTCCTGAAGGTGAGCCAGTTGACGAGATATATATCTGTGCTACACTTGGTGCTGTTTTGGCTGCTGGTCTCGTCACTGATATCATTGGGATTCATGCACTTTTTGGTGCCTTTGTTATGGGCGTTCTTGTTCCAAAGGAGGGAGCATTTGCAGGAGCCCTTGTGGAAAAAGTAGAGGACATCGTCTCTGGCCTATTTCTTCCTTTGTACTTTGTATCAAGTGGATTAAAGACAAATGTAGCGACCATTCAAGGGGCTCAATCTTGGGGTCTTCTTGCTCTAGTCATATTTACTGCCTGTTTTGGGAAGATTTTTGGCACTGTTTTGGTCTCTCTCTGCTGCAAGGTTCGGTTTAGAGAGGCGCTAACACTAGGTTTCTTGATGAACACTAAAGGTTTGGTGGAGCTTATCGTCCTTAACATCGGGAAAGACCGCGGG GTTCTGAATGATCAGACTTTTGCGATTATGGTTCTCATGGCGTTATTCACTACATTCATAACGACGCCAGTTGTCGTGGCCATATATAAGCCAGCTGAAATGGCTAAATTGGAATACAAATACAGAACAATTCAAAGGAAGGAACCTGACACTCAGCTCAGAATGTTTATCTGCTTTCATAGCACAAGAAATATTCCAACATTGATTAATCTGATGGAGGTTTCGCGTGGTActgggaagaaaggagggcttCGCATCTACGCAATGCACCTAATGGAGCTGTCTGAAAGATCATCGGCGATTCTGATGGTGCACAAGGCAAGAAACAACGGGTTGCCATTTTGGAACAAGGTGAACTCTGATACAAACCAAGTTGTGGTTGCTTTCGATGCATTCCATCACCTCAGCCAGGTTTCCATACGACCAACAACCGCGATCTCGCCCTTTTCTAGCATGCACGAGGACATTTGCACCAGCGCCGAGAGGAAGATGGCTGCAATAATAATCCTCCCATTCCATAAGCACCAGAGAGTCGATGGACACTTTGAGACAACACGAGCTGACTTCAGGCATGTCAACCGCAGGGTTCTTGAGCACGCACCGTGCTCTGTTGGCATATTGGTGGATAGAGGGCTTGGAGGGCCGTCGCACATTTCTGCAAGCAACGTTAACTACACTGTGACAGCATTCTTCTTTGGAGGCCACGACGACCGTGAAGCCCTATCTTATGGGGCGCTCATGGCTGAGCACACCGGCATTCGATTGAATGCAGTTCGTTTCATCGTGGACTCCAAGCTCATACCGGATAGCCTTACTTTGGATGTGAAGGATGAGTCTGCTGTTGAGGACACATCAGACGAAGAGTTTCTTGCAGAGTTCAAGCAGAGAGTCTTGGCAGATGGTTCGATAAAATACGAAGAGGTTGGGGTAGGCAGTGATGCAGACATAGTTGGTACAATCTTCAAATACAACCGCAGTAATCTGTTCATCATCGGACGAATGCCAGAGTGTCGTCTAGTTGCAGCGTTTGACAAGAAGAGTGAATGTCCTGAACTGGGACCGGTGGGGAACTTGCTGATCTCACCGCAGTTTAAGACCACAGCGTCAGTGCTGGTGGTGCAGCAGTACCGGGGGCAGCTGATGGGAGACTCACTGGCGTCGTTGAAGGAGGAGAATACGTCTGATACGGAAGCAGAGGAGGCTGCGTCACAGGAGTCGCGTTGA
- the LOC121766746 gene encoding uncharacterized protein At5g41620-like yields the protein MESEEENAEIKWEKLWRVGKKEGNSTPAASFWRANANQLDHNVGLISSRKLAAALWDFHQYKPPRRPPPPSTSCKLPESSSNLRRRVADLLMQHHRSIETSNHATQTVSPSICSSSMEIAPCYPATPSSSVELNGELSYRSKTSTKLLKVLNRVWILEEQHASNVSLIKALKKELDHACFQAKELSREKQREPMERLTGGTLLKTNKAKVQSTRNELEQERELRNHSESLQRELAQELYEVKRSVARISKELEKERTSRGFLEELCDELAWGVRDCEKELHDQRQKSDTYLGERDNHDQLMLRIAQARLDERMKVKQQHQKTSVESMPSARLEEDDGDGSSSSQSTCFEVERTSKRSLKPQGQKLLENHFEKMLRIEEFKKKNKSSDRTRASTPSRLQAKFEEHMAQAMSNSTSKLINKDRVTASSLRRSSQCPAQASEMPLKLLSELKELSEARSGGSKVKLTSRSSDLPLKR from the exons ATGGAGAGTGAAGAAGAAAATGCAGAAATTAAGTGGGAAAAGTTGTGGAGAGTTGGGAAGAAAGAAGGAAACTCGACTCCTGCAGCTTCGTTTTGGAGAGCCAATGCGAATCAATTGGATCACAATGTTGGGCTCATTTCTTCGAGAAAACTTGCGGCTGCTCTCTGGGATTTCCATCAATACAAGCCGCCGCGCCGccctccgccaccgtctacttcTTGTAAACTG CCAGAGAGTTCGAGTAATTTAAGGAGGCGTGTCGCTGACTTACTAATGCAGCATCATCGCTCAATTGAAACGAGTAACCATGCTACACAAACTGTGTCACCTTCTATCTGTAGCAGTTCAATGGAG ATTGCACCATGTTACCCTGCTACCCCTTCCAGCTCAGTCGAATTAAACGGTGAGTTATCTTATAGGTCAAAAACATCGACGAAACTGCTCAAAGTTTTGAACCGTGTCTGGATCCTGGAGGAGCAGCATGCCTCCAACGTGTCTCTTATCAAGGCGTTGAAGAAAGAGTTGGATCATGCTTGTTTTCAAGCAAAGGAGTTGTCGAGAGAGAAGCAGCGTGAACCTATGGAACGTCTTACTGGAGGTACACTACTTAAAACAAACAAGGCTAAAGTTCAGTCCACACGAAACGAACTTGAGCAAGAGAGGGAGTTGAGGAACCACTCGGAGAGCTTACAAAGAGAGTTGGCTCAGGAGCTTTATGAGGTGAAACGCTCTGTAGCTAGAATTTCTAAAGAACTGGAGAAAGAAAGGACGTCGCGTGGTTTCTTGGAAGAGCTTTGCGATGAGTTAGCATGGGGAGTGAGGGACTGTGAAAAGGAACTTCATGATCAGAGGCAGAAATCTGATACATATTTGGGTGAGAGAGACAATCATGATCAGTTGATGCTTCGTATAGCTCAAGCGCGGCTTGATGAACGGATGAAGGTGAAGCAGCAACATCAGAAAACTTCAGTGGAGTCAATGCCTAGTGCTCGTCTAGAAGAAGACGATGGTGATGGCTCCTCGAGTAGTCAGTCTACCTGTTTTGAGGTGGAAAGAACAAGCAAACGCAGCTTGAAACCGCAAGGACAGAAACTCCTAGAAAACCATTTTGAGAAAATGTTGAGGATAGAGGAgtttaagaaaaaaaacaagTCCTCTGATAGGACAAGAGCCTCGACTCCATCGAGGTTACAGGCAAAATTTGAGGAACATATGGCTCAAGCAATGTCAAATAGTACAAGTAAGCTGATTAATAAAGATCGTGTAACAGCTTCTTCGTTGAGGAGGAGTTCCCAATGTCCGGCACAGGCCTCAGAGATGCCACTGAAGCTTCTCTCCGAGTTAAAGGAGCTGTCTGAAGCAAGATCAGGGGGGTCAAAAGTCAAGCTCACGTCAAGAAGCTCTGATCTACCGCTCAAGAGATGA
- the LOC121767181 gene encoding uncharacterized protein LOC121767181 isoform X1 → MESKRLEIFEVGPCKDGFEMGFLIGQRFSTMIKSRLQNDLILQKQMLPFAQSPHSIPLLTSLSQTNMNKFPIYWDELRGTAHGSGASFLEIMLVNIRKEILPFIPKADDTNDDCSDILVVGESVAVAAHNEDANVAMVGHTYLVKGSLRNGVSFTAYTYAGELPSCAFGFNSHGLAFTLNSVPPMRHEIAAGRVGRNFISRDLLEAQNIDDAVARICSSEASVGHSYNLIDVNTRRILNVETASRNRCSFHEVGAVPFFHANMYLHLKVQQEQDENSLSRQKRATVLPTASRSDFMSLLGDNNNNEKYPIYMTGPLLHTLCTAVVDLDGKTLSIIEGNPKEREASFVFPIS, encoded by the exons ATGGAAAGCAAAAGGCTGGAAATCTTTGAAGTTGGTCCCTGCAAAGATGGATTCGAGATGGGGTTTCTTATAGGCCAAAGATTCTCCACCATGATCAAAAGCAGGCTTCAAAATGATTTAATTCTGCAGAAGCAGATGCTCCCATTTGCTCAATCTCCACATTCCATTCCACTCCTCACATCCCTCTCTCAAACCAACATGAACAAATTCCCCATCTACTGGGACGAGCTCCGAGGAACTGCTCATGGAAGCGGTGCCTCGTTCCTCGAG ATAATGCTGGTGAATATCCGGAAAGAGATACTCCCGTTTATCCCTAAGGCGGATGACACGAATGATGACTGCAGCGACATCCTCGTTGTTGGTGAATCCGTGGCTGTGGCAGCCCACAACGAGGATGCAAACGTGGCGATGGTTGGACATAC TTACTTGGTTAAGGGGAGTCTGAGAAATGGAGTGTCCTTCACTGCTTATACGTATGCAGGCGAGCTCCCGAGCTGTGCCTTCGGTTTCAACAGTCATGGACTG GCGTTTACGCTGAATTCAGTTCCGCCTATGAGGCATGAGATTGCAGCAGGAAGGGTCGGACGGAACTTCATCTCAAGGGACTTGCTCGAAGCTCAAAACATAGATGATGCCGTTGCA AGGATTTGTTCATCAGAAGCCTCTGTAGGGCATAGCTACAATTTGATCGATGTCAACACACGAAGGATTTTGAACGTAGAAACAGCATCAAGAAATCGCTGCTCGTTTCATGAAGTAGGAGCAGTGCCATTCTTCCATGCCAACATGTACCTTCACCTTAAAGTGCAGCAG GAACAAGATGAGAATTCACTGAGCAGACAAAAGAGAGCCACTGTGCTGCCAACGGCATCAAGAAGCGACTTTATGTCACTTCTTGGAGACAACAACAACAACGAAAAGTATCCTATCTACATGACAG GTCCATTGCTTCACACCCTATGCACAGCTGTGGTGGATTTGGATGGAAAAACTCTTTCGATTATAGAAGGGAACCCGAAGGAAAGAGAAGCCTCGTTTGTCTTCCCGATATCATGA
- the LOC121767181 gene encoding uncharacterized protein LOC121767181 isoform X2 translates to MESKRLEIFEVGPCKDGFEMGFLIGQRFSTMIKSRLQNDLILQKQMLPFAQSPHSIPLLTSLSQTNMNKFPIYWDELRGTAHGSGASFLEIMLVNIRKEILPFIPKADDTNDDCSDILVVGESVAVAAHNEDANVAMVGHTYLVKGSLRNGVSFTAYTYAGELPSCAFGFNSHGLAFTLNSVPPMRHEIAAGRVGRNFISRDLLEAQNIDDAVARICSSEASVGHSYNLIDVNTRRILNVETASRNRCSFHEVGAVPFFHANMYLHLKVQQAGTR, encoded by the exons ATGGAAAGCAAAAGGCTGGAAATCTTTGAAGTTGGTCCCTGCAAAGATGGATTCGAGATGGGGTTTCTTATAGGCCAAAGATTCTCCACCATGATCAAAAGCAGGCTTCAAAATGATTTAATTCTGCAGAAGCAGATGCTCCCATTTGCTCAATCTCCACATTCCATTCCACTCCTCACATCCCTCTCTCAAACCAACATGAACAAATTCCCCATCTACTGGGACGAGCTCCGAGGAACTGCTCATGGAAGCGGTGCCTCGTTCCTCGAG ATAATGCTGGTGAATATCCGGAAAGAGATACTCCCGTTTATCCCTAAGGCGGATGACACGAATGATGACTGCAGCGACATCCTCGTTGTTGGTGAATCCGTGGCTGTGGCAGCCCACAACGAGGATGCAAACGTGGCGATGGTTGGACATAC TTACTTGGTTAAGGGGAGTCTGAGAAATGGAGTGTCCTTCACTGCTTATACGTATGCAGGCGAGCTCCCGAGCTGTGCCTTCGGTTTCAACAGTCATGGACTG GCGTTTACGCTGAATTCAGTTCCGCCTATGAGGCATGAGATTGCAGCAGGAAGGGTCGGACGGAACTTCATCTCAAGGGACTTGCTCGAAGCTCAAAACATAGATGATGCCGTTGCA AGGATTTGTTCATCAGAAGCCTCTGTAGGGCATAGCTACAATTTGATCGATGTCAACACACGAAGGATTTTGAACGTAGAAACAGCATCAAGAAATCGCTGCTCGTTTCATGAAGTAGGAGCAGTGCCATTCTTCCATGCCAACATGTACCTTCACCTTAAAGTGCAGCAGGCAG GAACAAGATGA
- the LOC121768805 gene encoding 6-phosphogluconate dehydrogenase, decarboxylating 3, chloroplastic-like: MESATLSQIGLAGLAVMGQNFALNIAEKGFPISVYNRTTSKVDETLDRAHREGQLPLTGHYNPKDFVLSLQKPRSVIILVKAGAPVDQTIAALSAYMEPGDTIIDGGNEWYENTERRMVDVSANGLLYFGMGVSGGEDGARYGPSLMPGGSHRAYLNIHNILDKVAAQVDDGPCVTYIGEGGSGNFVKMVHNGIEYGDMQLISEAYDVLKNVGGLGNDELAEIFGEWNRGELESFLIEITSDIFKVEDHESGKGHLVDKILDKTGMKGTGKWTVQQAAELSMAAPTIAASLDSRYMSGLKDEREAASEIFRKEGLTEEINNVGGVDKKKLVDDVRQALYASKICSYAQGMNLLSAKSLEKGWGLNLGELARIWKGGCIIRAVFLDRIKQAYQRNTGLANLLVDPEFAREMVQRQAAWRRVVGLAIQKGVSVPGMSASLQYFDTYRRGRLPSNLVQAQRDYFGAHTYERVDRPGAYHTEWSKLARKARV; the protein is encoded by the coding sequence ATGGAGTCAGCCACGCTATCGCAAATCGGTCTCGCTGGTTTGGCAGTCATGGGGCAGAACTTCGCCCTAAACATTGCCGAGAAAGGGTTTCCCATCTCTGTTTACAATCGCACTACATCCAAAGTCGACGAAACCCTAGATCGCGCCCACCGCGAGGGCCAATTGCCGCTCACCGGCCACTACAACCCCAAGGATTTCGTCCTCTCCCTCCAGAAGCCGCGCTCTGTTATCATCCTCGTCAAGGCGGGTGCGCCGGTCGATCAGACAATCGCCGCCCTCTCTGCCTACATGGAGCCTGGCGATACCATCATCGATGGCGGAAACGAGTGGTACGAGAACACCGAGCGCCGCATGGTCGATGTATCTGCCAATGGCCTGCTCTACTTCGGCATGGGCGTCTCCGGTGGCGAGGACGGCGCCAGATATGGGCCCTCTCTGATGCCTGGTGGCTCTCACCGTGCTTACTTGAATATTCACAATATTTTAGACAAGGTCGCGGCTCAGGTCGACGATGGCCCCTGCGTCACCTACATCGGTGAAGGGGGTTCCGGCAATTTCGTGAAGATGGTCCATAATGGGATCGAGTATGGCGATATGCAACTCATTTCCGAGGCCTATGATGTTTTGAAGAATGTTGGGGGATTAGGAAATGATGAGCTCGCCGAGATTTTTGGGGAGTGGAATCGCGGTGAGCTGGAGAGCTTCTTGATTGAGATCACATCCGACATCTTTAAGGTGGAGGATCATGAATCCGGGAAGGGGCATTTGGTGGATAAGATTCTTGACAAGACGGGGATGAAAGGAACTGGAAAGTGGACCGTGCAGCAGGCAGCCGAGCTATCCATGGCAGCTCCCACTATTGCTGCTTCATTGGACAGCAGGTATATGAGCGGGTTGAAGGATGAGAGAGAGGCTGCCTCCGAGATTTTCAGAAAGGAAGGGTTGACAGAGGAGATCAACAATGTGGGGGGCGTGGATAAGAAGAAGTTGGTTGATGATGTTAGGCAGGCTCTGTATGCATCCAAGATTTGCAGTTACGCGCAAGGGATGAATCTGTTGAGTGCCAAGAGTTTGGAGAAAGGGTGGGGGTTAAATTTGGGGGAGCTAGCACGGATTTGGAAAGGCGGGTGCATCATTAGGGCTGTGTTCTTGGACAGGATCAAGCAGGCTTATCAGAGAAATACGGGGCTGGCTAATTTGCTGGTAGACCCTGAATTTGCTAGGGAGATGGTGCAGAGGCAAGCGGCTTGGAGGCGAGTTGTGGGGTTGGCGATTCAGAAGGGCGTTAGTGTTCCTGGAATGTCAGCTAGTTTGCAGTATTTTGATACCTATAGGCGCGGGAGGCTCCCTTCTAACCTTGTGCAGGCACAGAGAGACTACTTTGGGGCGCATACCTATGAGAGGGTTGATCGCCCGGGAGCATATCACACTGAGTGGTCCAAGCTTGCTCGTAAAGCCAGAGTCTAG